A window of Paenibacillus sp. 19GGS1-52 contains these coding sequences:
- a CDS encoding glycoside hydrolase family 3 C-terminal domain-containing protein, giving the protein MSTQSLGVPLEGFAEFSRTVGAEGAVLLKNEGQVLPLRNEEGVAIFGRTQVNYYRSGTGSGGSVHVSYTTNLLDGLRSKKNLVVNEELAAVYEQWIEQNPFDNGGGGWAAEPWHQKEMPLSDELVSEARSKSAKAIIVIGRTAGEDQDNADEPGSYQLMAEEKAMLKQVTTYFEQTVVVLNVSNIIDMSWLNDESYVYPISSVIYSWQGGMEGGNAIADVLAGEVTPSGKLTDTIAYSIKDYPSTRNYGNEFKNVYEEDIYVGYRYFETFCPDKVQFEFGYGLSYTSFKVEPEAVKLITQAGASYVQIDVTVTNTGTTYAGKEVVQVYYAAPQGKLGQPAKALAAFGKTKVLQAGEAQRLTVSFPILSMASYDDAGVTGYPSAYVLEEGTYRFYVGTSVKALAEIGFEGQSGYVVDALQVVEQLQEAMAPTESFTRMKPGAQKEDGSYELIAEEVATRKVSMTERIENNLPETLEQTGNQGYLLRDVHDGKVGMEAFIAQLSDHDLATIVRGEGMSSPLVTPGTASAFGGVSDQLFNYGIPVAATADGPSGIRMDSGQKATQVPIGTLLAATWNAELVEELYVMEGRELVSNNVDALLGPGLNIRRSPLNGRNFEYFSEDPLISGIFAAACTRGIMKGGSNATLKHFACNNQEKHRSKVDAIVSERALREIYLKGFEIAVKQGGANSIMTSYNPINGHWAASNYDMNTTILRGEWGFKGIVMTDWWAIMNDVVHGGAADRKYMNWMVRAQNDLYMVVSNYGAEINAYDDNTLESLENGSLTRGELQRSAMNICEFIMHAPVFSREQQIEETVAAFKANPTLSAEQVQDLFHNAQVKPVTVGSIFMKVEQAGPYRIIVNIMSQEPELAQSACNVILNDQLMTTIQSNGTEGKWIRQKLVKIELEAGLYELKLEFIKPGLQIDWIEFKQV; this is encoded by the coding sequence TTGAGTACACAGAGTCTGGGAGTTCCATTAGAAGGGTTTGCTGAATTTAGTCGAACGGTAGGCGCAGAAGGCGCGGTGCTGTTAAAGAATGAAGGACAGGTCCTGCCGCTTCGAAACGAAGAGGGCGTTGCAATTTTTGGCAGAACACAAGTGAATTACTATCGCAGCGGTACCGGTTCGGGCGGGAGTGTCCATGTTTCATATACGACCAACCTGCTAGACGGTCTTCGCAGTAAAAAGAACCTTGTAGTCAACGAAGAACTGGCAGCCGTTTATGAACAATGGATTGAGCAAAATCCATTCGATAATGGCGGAGGTGGCTGGGCTGCAGAGCCATGGCATCAGAAGGAAATGCCTTTAAGCGACGAGCTGGTGTCGGAGGCCAGAAGCAAATCGGCTAAAGCGATCATTGTGATCGGACGTACGGCGGGAGAAGATCAGGACAATGCTGATGAGCCGGGAAGCTACCAATTAATGGCGGAAGAAAAAGCGATGCTGAAGCAGGTGACGACCTATTTTGAACAAACCGTCGTTGTGCTGAATGTATCGAATATTATTGATATGAGCTGGCTGAACGATGAAAGTTATGTGTACCCGATTTCTAGCGTGATCTACTCCTGGCAGGGTGGCATGGAGGGGGGCAATGCGATTGCCGACGTGCTGGCTGGAGAGGTGACACCGAGTGGCAAATTAACCGATACCATCGCTTATTCCATCAAAGACTATCCATCGACCCGCAATTATGGCAATGAATTCAAAAACGTGTATGAGGAAGATATCTATGTGGGATATCGATATTTCGAAACATTTTGCCCGGATAAGGTTCAGTTTGAATTTGGTTACGGGTTATCTTATACCTCCTTTAAAGTCGAGCCTGAGGCAGTCAAACTGATCACCCAAGCAGGAGCATCCTACGTCCAAATCGATGTAACCGTAACTAATACGGGAACCACCTATGCAGGAAAAGAGGTCGTGCAGGTCTATTATGCTGCACCACAAGGAAAGCTGGGACAACCAGCCAAAGCTCTGGCGGCATTCGGGAAGACTAAAGTCCTTCAGGCAGGTGAAGCGCAGCGTCTTACCGTAAGTTTCCCTATCCTTTCTATGGCGTCTTACGATGACGCGGGTGTGACGGGGTATCCTTCCGCATATGTGCTGGAAGAGGGGACTTACCGCTTTTATGTGGGAACCAGTGTCAAAGCTCTGGCGGAAATAGGCTTCGAAGGACAAAGTGGTTATGTCGTGGATGCTCTTCAAGTCGTGGAGCAGCTACAAGAGGCAATGGCGCCGACCGAAAGCTTTACTAGAATGAAGCCAGGCGCCCAGAAGGAAGACGGTTCGTACGAGCTCATCGCTGAAGAAGTGGCGACGCGCAAGGTTTCTATGACCGAACGGATCGAGAACAATCTACCCGAAACGCTTGAGCAGACGGGTAATCAGGGCTATTTGTTAAGAGATGTTCACGATGGTAAAGTCGGCATGGAAGCTTTTATCGCCCAGCTTAGCGATCACGATCTGGCTACGATCGTCCGAGGAGAAGGCATGAGCAGTCCGCTTGTTACACCGGGTACGGCTTCAGCTTTCGGCGGGGTCAGCGATCAATTGTTCAATTACGGTATCCCGGTCGCAGCTACAGCAGATGGCCCGTCCGGAATTCGGATGGATAGTGGGCAGAAAGCGACTCAGGTACCTATTGGCACCTTGCTTGCAGCAACCTGGAATGCAGAATTGGTTGAAGAGCTATATGTTATGGAAGGCCGGGAATTAGTCAGCAACAATGTGGATGCTTTGCTTGGACCGGGATTGAATATCCGCCGCAGTCCGCTTAATGGACGCAACTTTGAGTATTTTTCGGAAGATCCGCTGATCTCAGGGATATTTGCCGCAGCCTGTACACGAGGTATTATGAAGGGCGGTTCTAATGCTACACTGAAGCATTTCGCCTGCAATAACCAGGAGAAACATCGCAGTAAGGTAGATGCTATCGTATCTGAACGTGCTCTTCGGGAGATTTATCTAAAAGGTTTTGAAATTGCAGTGAAGCAGGGCGGCGCGAATTCGATTATGACCTCCTATAATCCGATTAACGGGCATTGGGCAGCTTCGAACTATGACATGAATACCACGATTCTTCGCGGGGAATGGGGTTTCAAAGGCATCGTGATGACAGATTGGTGGGCCATCATGAACGATGTTGTCCATGGAGGTGCAGCAGATCGGAAATATATGAACTGGATGGTCCGTGCTCAAAACGATCTGTACATGGTGGTCAGTAACTACGGAGCAGAAATCAATGCTTATGATGACAATACGCTGGAATCCTTGGAAAATGGCTCTTTAACCCGAGGAGAACTTCAACGTTCCGCCATGAACATCTGCGAGTTCATCATGCACGCACCGGTGTTCTCCAGAGAACAACAGATTGAAGAAACGGTCGCTGCCTTCAAGGCGAATCCAACGCTTTCGGCAGAGCAGGTGCAAGATCTATTCCATAATGCACAGGTTAAACCTGTCACAGTCGGATCGATCTTTATGAAAGTGGAGCAGGCTGGTCCCTACCGGATTATTGTCAATATTATGTCTCAGGAACCCGAACTGGCGCAAAGCGCGTGTAATGTGATCCTGAACGATCAATTGATGACGACTATTCAAAGTAATGGGACAGAAGGCAAATGGATCAGACAGAAGCTTGTCAAAATCGAATTGGAAGCAGGTCTGTATGAATTGAAATTGGAATTCATCAAACCAGGCTTGCAGATTGATTGGATCGAATTTAAGCAAGTATAA
- a CDS encoding phosphoketolase family protein: protein MGLSTMNVDYSTKTYLEKLDAYWRATNYLSVGQLYLKDNPLLREPLKDSDVKVKPIGHWGTIPGQNFIYAHLNRVINKYDLDMFYVEGPGHGGQVMVSNSYLDGTYTEIYPKITQDIPGMKKLFKQFSFPGGIASHAAPETPGSIHEGGELGYSLSHSVGAILDHPNLISAVVIGDGEAETGPLAASWFSNRFINPITDGTVLPILHLNGFKISNPTILSRQSKEELTAYFTGMGWEPYFVEGEDPNTMHPEMAKVLDTIIEKIEAIQKNARENNDTTRPAWPVLIFRSPKGWTGPKQWDNVPNENSFRAHQVPIPVDQKNMKHAPALLEWMNSYRPEELFDDNGRLKAEIAEILPTGNKRMGMNPVTNAGNLIKDLHLPDFRNYALDNSVPGKVIAQDMAVLGKYLREVILLNEDNRNFRIFGPDETLSNRLGPVFEVTKRQWLDQIKEPNDEFMAPYGRVIDSQLSEHQAEGLLEGYVLTGRHGFFASYEAFLRVVDSMITQHFKWLRKATDQVWRTDIPSLNVVATSTVFQQDHNGYTHQDPGLLGHLADKKPEFIREYLPSDANTLLAVFDTILNDRQKINLIVSSKHPRPQWFSADEARELVDTGLKIIDWASTDQEGEPDIVFASSGTEPTLESLAAISILHEKLPDLKIRYINVVDLLKLRSQKLDPRGFSDAEFEKYFTNDKPVIFAFHGYEGLIKDLFFDRHNHNLHVHGYRENGDITTPFDMRVLNQMDRYDLVKEAVLSLPDADKYTAIVDEMDAMVKKHNEYIREEGLDLPEVENWVWKGLK from the coding sequence TTGGGATTATCAACGATGAATGTGGATTACTCAACTAAAACTTACTTAGAAAAACTTGACGCCTATTGGCGGGCAACCAACTACCTATCTGTAGGCCAACTTTATTTGAAAGACAATCCTTTGTTAAGAGAGCCTTTAAAAGATTCAGACGTAAAAGTTAAACCGATTGGACACTGGGGCACCATTCCCGGCCAAAACTTTATTTATGCACATCTAAATCGTGTAATTAACAAATATGATTTGGATATGTTCTACGTGGAAGGTCCTGGTCATGGTGGTCAGGTCATGGTTTCAAATTCATATCTTGATGGAACATATACTGAAATTTATCCGAAAATCACGCAGGATATCCCGGGCATGAAAAAATTGTTCAAACAATTCTCGTTCCCAGGGGGTATTGCATCACATGCTGCTCCCGAAACGCCAGGATCTATCCATGAAGGCGGCGAGTTAGGTTACTCCCTTTCTCATAGCGTTGGAGCGATTTTAGATCATCCGAATTTGATTTCGGCTGTCGTTATTGGCGATGGAGAGGCTGAAACCGGACCTTTAGCTGCGTCTTGGTTCTCCAACAGATTCATCAATCCCATCACAGATGGTACGGTTTTGCCAATCCTGCATTTAAATGGGTTCAAGATCAGTAACCCAACGATTCTATCACGTCAATCGAAAGAAGAATTAACTGCATACTTCACAGGTATGGGTTGGGAACCCTATTTTGTTGAAGGTGAAGATCCTAATACAATGCACCCGGAAATGGCCAAAGTATTGGATACTATTATCGAAAAAATCGAAGCTATTCAAAAGAATGCGCGTGAAAACAATGACACCACTCGTCCGGCATGGCCAGTGCTGATCTTCCGTTCACCTAAAGGCTGGACTGGTCCAAAACAATGGGACAATGTGCCAAATGAAAATTCATTCCGTGCCCATCAAGTGCCGATTCCGGTTGACCAAAAGAATATGAAACATGCACCCGCTTTATTGGAGTGGATGAATAGTTATAGACCTGAAGAATTATTCGATGACAATGGCCGCCTAAAAGCTGAAATTGCTGAAATCCTCCCTACAGGTAATAAACGCATGGGGATGAACCCTGTTACGAATGCTGGCAACCTCATTAAAGACTTACACTTACCGGATTTCCGTAACTATGCACTTGATAACTCTGTTCCAGGTAAAGTTATTGCTCAAGATATGGCGGTTTTAGGAAAATACTTAAGAGAAGTTATCCTTCTTAATGAAGATAACCGTAATTTCAGAATCTTCGGACCGGATGAAACCTTGTCCAATCGTTTAGGTCCTGTTTTTGAAGTCACTAAACGTCAGTGGCTGGATCAAATTAAAGAACCTAACGATGAATTCATGGCGCCTTATGGTCGGGTTATTGATTCGCAATTATCCGAACATCAAGCTGAAGGTTTGTTGGAAGGTTACGTATTAACGGGGCGTCATGGTTTCTTTGCAAGTTACGAAGCCTTCCTGCGTGTGGTTGACTCGATGATTACTCAGCATTTCAAGTGGTTGCGTAAAGCGACTGATCAAGTATGGCGTACAGACATCCCTTCATTGAATGTCGTAGCAACATCAACGGTGTTCCAACAAGATCATAATGGCTACACCCATCAAGATCCTGGGTTGCTCGGTCACTTGGCTGATAAGAAGCCGGAATTTATCCGTGAATATCTACCGTCCGATGCCAACACCTTACTTGCTGTCTTTGATACCATCTTAAACGACCGTCAAAAAATCAACCTGATTGTTTCCTCTAAACACCCACGTCCACAATGGTTTAGTGCGGATGAAGCTAGAGAATTGGTGGATACCGGATTGAAGATCATTGACTGGGCAAGTACTGATCAAGAGGGTGAACCGGATATCGTATTTGCTTCTTCGGGTACAGAACCAACCCTGGAAAGTTTAGCTGCGATCTCGATCCTTCATGAAAAATTGCCTGACCTGAAGATTCGCTATATCAACGTAGTTGATTTATTGAAACTGAGAAGTCAAAAATTAGATCCGCGTGGTTTTTCTGACGCTGAGTTTGAGAAATATTTCACAAATGATAAACCCGTTATCTTCGCTTTTCATGGTTATGAAGGTCTAATCAAAGATTTGTTCTTTGACCGTCACAATCATAACTTGCATGTACATGGTTACCGTGAGAATGGTGACATTACAACGCCATTTGATATGCGTGTATTGAATCAGATGGACCGTTATGACTTAGTGAAGGAAGCTGTATTAAGCTTACCTGATGCTGACAAGTACACTGCTATCGTGGATGAAATGGATGCTATGGTTAAGAAACATAATGAATACATCCGTGAAGAAGGTTTGGATTTGCCAGAAGTAGAAAACTGGGTATGGAAAGGTTTGAAATAA
- a CDS encoding GntR family transcriptional regulator — protein MTTFVYKQIIDDLKMKIFAGKFADMRLPDERSLSETYQVSRSSIKRALTKMESSGIIFKKRGSGTFINPLYIKNESIFNYEGSNLGVTDNFQMNGKKPKIKVLHFEVIRPTEELQRDLFLEPHDFVYKIIRLRLFDDDPFMIETGYIPIKIVQNLNETIIEGSIFHYLEESRNLAVTKSFLSIFAEPSESNDQELLHLKENEPVGIMEGIFFLDNGTPFEFSHMRFHYKYLKFNTFVSVH, from the coding sequence ATGACAACATTTGTCTACAAGCAAATTATTGATGACCTTAAAATGAAAATCTTCGCGGGAAAGTTTGCGGACATGAGATTGCCGGATGAACGGAGTCTTAGTGAAACTTACCAAGTTAGCCGTAGTTCAATTAAACGTGCGCTGACTAAAATGGAAAGTTCGGGCATCATATTTAAGAAACGTGGCTCGGGGACATTTATCAATCCATTATATATAAAGAACGAATCCATCTTTAACTATGAAGGTTCTAATCTAGGGGTCACTGACAATTTCCAAATGAATGGTAAAAAACCGAAAATCAAAGTATTGCATTTCGAGGTCATTCGACCAACAGAGGAATTACAGCGAGATTTGTTCTTGGAGCCCCATGATTTTGTATACAAAATCATTCGCTTGAGGCTGTTTGATGATGACCCCTTTATGATCGAAACAGGTTATATCCCGATTAAAATAGTCCAAAATTTAAATGAGACGATTATCGAAGGTTCTATTTTTCATTATTTGGAAGAATCGCGCAATCTGGCCGTGACCAAATCCTTTTTATCTATTTTTGCAGAGCCATCGGAGTCAAATGATCAAGAACTGCTGCATTTAAAAGAAAATGAACCCGTAGGCATTATGGAAGGTATTTTCTTTTTGGATAATGGCACGCCATTTGAATTTTCCCACATGCGCTTCCACTACAAATATTTGAAATTCAACACCTTTGTATCGGTTCATTAA
- a CDS encoding metallophosphoesterase codes for MEIQTRVHTIFLLVGATECGKSTFAKEVLIPQLKLEDISRGVRTNVQYLSSDGIRQEILGYDYDKYDQVMLEASSHAFQLLFERLKLVTSLPINAEFVVMDTIGLSEDYRSKVREIAQENNYNLEVILFDYRKREDYYASERSKKLISSHLNRLRKDVLPVLSREGYNKIHKVRAKDFYLTEEGQPNPDYQVRVQDWEDYRSTVLPQGQEFIVVGDVHECVQELQGLLRNYGYRVDEGKLTLTDKLRDTKIILVGDWIDKGKQTRETVEFLYENREHFLFVMGNHENFVYKYVKGEIQGTDPELLRTYFDSTQVLKEDAALFNKFSVLVELSKPFYRYIGMQGPSFYVTHAPCRNKYIGKLDTNSLRHQRNFRIDREASFEEQLNFLKQEAEGNHPFHLFGHIAAKQTFRIKNKIHLDTGCAQGNVLTSVRISFRPFYKNQKSQITAVQEELPILFREEKVVSLQDLDNEAVRRLQYCSQNRVNFISGTMSPADKDEAAGELESLRKGLDYFAERGVSEVVLQPKYMGSRCNVYLYRKLEQCYAVSRNGYKIQAVDLTPIYEQLLHRLGTYMTEQGLTVLILDGELLPWKALGDGLIERQFRPIGKALETELDFLRQNGFEEALGKLVQEFEASGFEQDQHHLSKEALSTNYGSHVYQNFKYVRGIREAYVNLNQRDEAYRIYKQQLELYAGDAELAYKPFTILKEVLADGEERIPDGTTSEQYRFLNDDECLVLDLKEADAYIRAEQFFSKLTVENQMEGIVIKPEHEQRGVVPYLKVRNPGYLSIIYGYDYKFPHKYGKLMKQKNVSSKLRTSANEHRLGRQMLEVRLNEITPENDTYKQIAANLLFEVAKEKEIDPRL; via the coding sequence GTGGAAATTCAAACCCGTGTACATACAATATTTCTGCTCGTAGGGGCGACGGAATGCGGAAAATCGACTTTTGCCAAAGAAGTGCTGATTCCGCAGCTCAAATTAGAGGATATTTCCAGGGGCGTACGGACGAATGTTCAGTATTTGTCTTCTGATGGAATCCGGCAGGAGATACTAGGCTATGACTACGATAAGTATGATCAGGTTATGCTGGAGGCGAGTTCGCATGCCTTTCAACTATTGTTTGAGCGGCTGAAGCTGGTCACCTCACTTCCCATTAATGCGGAATTTGTAGTAATGGATACCATTGGACTGTCTGAGGATTACCGTAGTAAGGTTCGTGAAATTGCCCAAGAGAATAATTACAACCTGGAGGTTATTCTGTTCGATTACCGCAAACGGGAGGATTACTACGCTTCGGAACGCTCCAAAAAATTGATTTCGAGCCATCTGAATCGGTTGAGAAAGGACGTTCTGCCAGTTCTGTCACGGGAAGGATACAACAAAATTCATAAGGTACGCGCCAAGGATTTCTACCTGACAGAGGAAGGGCAACCTAATCCGGACTATCAGGTGAGAGTTCAGGATTGGGAGGATTATAGATCTACAGTACTTCCGCAAGGCCAAGAATTTATTGTGGTTGGCGATGTTCACGAGTGTGTTCAGGAGCTTCAGGGACTGCTGCGTAATTATGGCTACCGGGTAGATGAAGGTAAGCTGACGCTGACGGATAAGCTCAGAGATACGAAAATCATTCTTGTAGGGGACTGGATTGATAAAGGTAAGCAAACACGTGAGACCGTAGAGTTTCTATATGAAAATCGTGAGCATTTTCTGTTTGTTATGGGCAATCACGAGAACTTTGTCTACAAGTACGTAAAGGGTGAGATTCAGGGCACTGATCCGGAACTGCTGCGAACGTACTTTGATTCGACCCAAGTGCTCAAGGAGGATGCCGCGCTTTTTAATAAATTTTCAGTTTTAGTGGAGCTGTCTAAGCCATTTTACCGTTATATTGGCATGCAAGGACCTTCATTTTATGTAACGCATGCCCCTTGTCGTAATAAATATATTGGCAAGCTGGATACGAATTCCCTACGTCACCAACGTAACTTTCGGATCGATCGTGAAGCTTCCTTTGAGGAACAACTTAATTTTCTCAAGCAAGAAGCGGAGGGGAATCACCCTTTCCATCTATTCGGGCATATTGCAGCTAAGCAGACTTTTCGGATAAAGAATAAAATCCACCTCGACACGGGGTGTGCGCAGGGTAATGTGCTGACTTCTGTGCGTATTTCGTTTAGACCTTTTTATAAAAATCAGAAGTCACAGATTACAGCAGTGCAGGAAGAACTTCCGATCCTATTCCGAGAAGAGAAAGTAGTATCCTTACAGGATCTTGATAACGAGGCTGTACGCAGACTGCAATATTGCTCGCAAAATCGAGTTAATTTCATCTCCGGGACGATGTCACCGGCGGACAAGGATGAGGCTGCTGGAGAGCTCGAGTCTTTGCGAAAAGGTCTGGATTACTTTGCTGAACGCGGCGTATCAGAAGTTGTGCTGCAGCCCAAATACATGGGTTCACGCTGTAATGTGTATCTATATCGGAAGCTGGAGCAGTGTTATGCGGTTAGCCGTAATGGGTATAAGATTCAGGCTGTCGATTTGACACCCATCTACGAACAGTTGCTTCACAGATTGGGGACCTACATGACTGAGCAAGGGCTAACTGTGCTTATTCTGGATGGGGAGCTTCTACCCTGGAAAGCGCTTGGAGACGGGCTGATTGAGCGTCAATTCCGGCCGATTGGTAAGGCGCTGGAGACGGAACTCGATTTCCTAAGACAAAATGGCTTCGAGGAGGCACTGGGTAAGCTAGTGCAGGAATTTGAAGCAAGCGGCTTCGAACAGGATCAGCATCATTTGTCGAAAGAGGCGCTTAGTACCAATTATGGATCTCACGTATATCAGAACTTTAAATATGTCCGAGGGATCAGAGAAGCCTATGTGAACCTTAACCAGCGTGATGAAGCTTACCGTATATACAAGCAGCAATTAGAGTTGTATGCGGGTGATGCGGAATTGGCGTACAAGCCATTTACAATTCTGAAGGAAGTGTTAGCGGATGGGGAAGAGCGCATACCTGACGGCACAACCTCTGAACAATACCGTTTCTTGAATGACGACGAATGTTTGGTTCTCGACTTGAAAGAGGCTGATGCCTACATTAGGGCAGAGCAGTTTTTTTCAAAGTTAACTGTAGAGAATCAGATGGAGGGCATTGTTATTAAGCCGGAGCATGAACAGCGGGGTGTGGTACCTTATCTGAAGGTTCGTAATCCCGGCTACCTGTCGATAATCTATGGGTACGACTATAAGTTTCCACACAAGTATGGAAAGCTAATGAAGCAGAAGAATGTTTCTTCCAAGTTACGTACTTCCGCAAATGAGCACCGGTTGGGTCGGCAAATGCTTGAAGTGAGGCTGAACGAGATTACACCTGAGAACGACACTTACAAGCAAATCGCGGCAAACCTGCTGTTCGAGGTTGCTAAAGAGAAAGAGATCGACCCGAGATTGTAG
- a CDS encoding methyltransferase domain-containing protein — protein MAIVQLKSTNPKFTFLIKKNPVTGMQLRPVRQGLAYGWYSNDATYNVYFKDADNELSYKQNESESFEYLNVSRFNTPLFSLNAINEFFSTLFKAQDDRDEEGYEHSFFINLVHVERVHYIEFFEKHLKDYTFSLQLQAHKSYSLTITTHKSLYHLLHVVSVLSLFLSMFGDEYIDISESILDKYIRSLNVIDAPFYIRSLFARNFLTSRERFKKYKEYIEQTARYSIGLEYGSTAMQRRSYISSVLPFNKPIVDIGCGEGFYAIPFAGKMENAYYAIDVVEELLEVVNRKARAKEIDNLATFHSLDHFLESYNGEQVDVILTEVIEHMSEGEAAALIQQVCRDVDYDQFIVTTPNADFNRYYELEGFRHEDHKWEMGQEAFQQWFTDTVQGLAVEVEYLMVGDRVDKMRTTQCAIVRRKGE, from the coding sequence GTGGCCATTGTACAATTGAAATCTACGAATCCAAAATTCACTTTTTTAATTAAGAAGAATCCAGTGACAGGGATGCAGCTTCGTCCGGTTCGCCAAGGATTGGCGTACGGCTGGTATTCCAATGACGCGACGTATAACGTTTATTTTAAGGATGCAGATAATGAACTCTCCTACAAGCAGAACGAAAGTGAGAGCTTTGAGTACCTAAATGTCTCGCGGTTTAACACACCTCTATTTTCGCTTAATGCGATCAATGAGTTCTTCTCTACACTCTTCAAGGCGCAGGACGATCGGGACGAGGAAGGATATGAGCACTCTTTTTTCATCAACTTGGTGCATGTGGAGCGGGTACATTATATTGAATTTTTTGAAAAGCACTTGAAGGACTATACCTTTTCCTTGCAGCTTCAAGCCCATAAGAGCTATTCACTGACCATTACTACACATAAAAGCTTGTATCACCTCTTACATGTTGTGAGTGTCTTGTCCTTGTTCTTGTCCATGTTTGGAGATGAATATATAGATATTTCGGAATCTATTTTGGATAAGTATATTCGCAGCCTGAATGTCATCGATGCACCCTTTTATATACGCAGTTTATTTGCGAGGAATTTCCTGACCTCCAGAGAGCGGTTTAAGAAATATAAGGAATACATCGAGCAAACAGCTCGCTATTCCATCGGGCTGGAGTATGGAAGTACCGCAATGCAGCGGCGTAGTTATATTTCGAGTGTCCTTCCGTTCAATAAGCCGATTGTGGACATTGGATGCGGCGAAGGGTTCTATGCTATTCCTTTTGCCGGAAAAATGGAAAATGCCTATTATGCCATTGATGTAGTCGAGGAGCTGTTGGAGGTTGTGAATCGGAAAGCGAGAGCTAAGGAAATTGATAACTTGGCTACTTTTCACTCTCTGGATCATTTTCTGGAGTCGTACAATGGGGAGCAGGTCGATGTGATATTAACGGAAGTCATCGAGCATATGAGCGAGGGTGAAGCTGCAGCGCTTATCCAGCAAGTATGCAGGGATGTCGATTACGACCAATTCATAGTAACGACGCCCAATGCTGATTTCAACCGATACTATGAGCTGGAAGGTTTCCGGCATGAAGATCATAAGTGGGAAATGGGACAGGAAGCGTTCCAGCAATGGTTTACGGATACGGTTCAAGGTTTAGCGGTTGAGGTTGAGTATTTGATGGTTGGTGACCGGGTTGACAAGATGCGTACGACACAATGCGCTATAGTGCGAAGAAAGGGGGAGTAA
- a CDS encoding nucleotidyltransferase domain-containing protein produces MEQINKVIREQLALIEQEEQVTILYACESGSRAWGFPSQDSDYDVRFIYLQKPEWYLSIFDKRDVIERPINDRLDINGWDLRKALNLFRKSNPPLLEWLQSPIQYEEKYTVAEKLRGISPYTFSPKSCMYHYLNMAKGNYRDYLQGEQVKIKKYFYVLRPVLACEWINRYEEMPPMAFDVLVDRLIPKDEELWQEIQQLLSRKKAGEELDYEPRLSAINDYLEEQFQVFDKVAASLNAKEYSRDQQLDALFRQALQEVWGL; encoded by the coding sequence ATGGAACAGATAAATAAGGTTATCCGTGAGCAGCTAGCCCTCATAGAACAAGAGGAGCAAGTCACCATATTGTATGCCTGTGAATCTGGCAGCCGAGCATGGGGGTTCCCGTCTCAGGATAGCGATTACGATGTGCGATTTATTTATCTTCAAAAACCGGAATGGTACTTATCTATTTTCGATAAGCGGGATGTTATTGAACGACCTATTAATGACAGGCTGGATATCAATGGTTGGGATTTGCGAAAAGCATTAAATTTATTCCGCAAGTCCAACCCTCCATTACTGGAGTGGCTGCAATCGCCCATTCAATATGAAGAGAAGTACACTGTGGCCGAGAAGCTTAGAGGGATTTCACCGTACACATTCTCACCCAAGTCTTGTATGTATCATTATTTGAACATGGCTAAAGGGAACTACCGTGATTACTTGCAGGGCGAGCAGGTCAAGATTAAGAAATACTTCTATGTACTGCGCCCTGTTCTAGCCTGCGAATGGATTAACCGCTATGAGGAGATGCCGCCAATGGCGTTTGATGTGCTGGTAGATCGGCTGATCCCCAAGGATGAAGAGTTATGGCAGGAGATACAGCAATTGCTGTCACGGAAAAAGGCGGGTGAGGAACTGGACTACGAGCCGCGATTAAGCGCGATTAACGATTATTTAGAAGAGCAGTTCCAAGTGTTTGATAAAGTAGCGGCGTCCTTAAATGCTAAGGAGTACTCCCGAGATCAGCAGTTGGATGCCTTGTTTCGGCAAGCTTTACAGGAAGTATGGGGACTGTGA